CTTCAGGCAGAAATCCATACTTCTTATCCGCGCTCAGGGTGCCCGGAGCAGGAAGGCCCGTGGTATCAATAACAAATCCCTTCTCAGCGGCCAGGGCCAATAGATCGGCACTATCTTTTCGCATATTAAATTTTTCTCTTCCGCCTCCTGCGAAAAAATCAATTTTCGAGTCAAGCAGCTGAGCAGCGATCTCCTCTTCCATGGAACGTTGCTCCACATGTGCATAAAAAGAGGCGGGGGTTGCATGAGAGATGGTGGAAGTAGCCACCACCCCTGTACTCCAGCCCATGGAGGCAAGCAGTTCGGCAATATTTTGCAGGGAGACCCTGGAGGTATCCACCCCAATGGCGCCATTGTAGGATTTTGTTCCGGTTGCCAGAGCCGTGCCGCTGGCAGCGGAATCGGTTACCTTATGGCTGGCAGAAGAGGTTTGTTGCAGGCCTATTTCCTGAAAGCGCTTAAAAACGGAGGGTTGATCGCCATAATAGAAACCGGTGGAAACCGCGGAGAGACCCATTCCATCTCCAATCAGCAGGATAATCTTATTGGGTTTTTCCGGTTCAGTCCGATTATGGTAAGAGGCCGTGCAGGCCAGTGTAAGTACAGTAAGCAAAAGAATGAAAATATTTCTCATGGTTGTTGTCGTTTTTTCGTAAACCACAAAGTAAACAAATCTATGGAAGAAAAGGTTTATTTCTACTCCTGTAAATTACTTTTTAGCCATGCAGGGCGGTCGGTGGTAACTGCCGACACTCCCAGCTGTTGCATCTTGCGGGCGGTTTCCGGATCGTTGACGGTCCAGCACCAGACATCCAGTCCGGCGGCCAAACACTTTTCCATCAGCGGCCTGTCGATGATGGTGTGCCGAAGATCCACTCCGTCCAGGCGGCTCTCTACAACTGCTTCAAAATGTTTATTGAAATCGGGTTTAAACATGGAAAGATAATAACAGGGGACCTCCGGATATAGCTCCTTGCTTTGCCGGATAGTTTCAAAATCGAAAGCAATTAAGCTGATACGGCCACTCTTCCAGTGTTCGGCGATGAGCTCTTGCAGATAGGGAAGGATCTCGGGGCCGGTTTTAATTTCGATGACCAGCATGCGGTCCTCAGGAATGACGTCCAGTACATCCTTCAGAAGGGGAATGGTTTCCTGGTCATATTCCGGCAGGTTGGTTTCCCTTGGAATAACAACCAGGTGTTTTAATTCTTCCCAGGTGGCGTCCTTCACCGTAAAGCTCTTTCCGGTCAGTTTTTTTGTATTCTTGTCGTGAAAAAGAACCACCTTCCCATCGGCGGTAAGCATCACATCACATTCGGCTGCATCGGCCCCCAGCCTCCAGGCAAGCTGAATGGAGGCCAGTGTATTTTCAGGAGCCAGGTAGGAGGCTCCCCGGTGGCCCACATATTGAAAAGGTTTCTCAGGACCAGGTTCCTGTGCCTTAATAACCGGGGCCGTAAAGATTAAAAGAAGGACAATAGCAAAGGTTCTCATATCTGTGTTAATTTTGTAATGAATGGTGAGAGCTCAAACGAGTTCAACTAAAATAAACAATTAATCGATGAATCCTCCCAGCTTGCTGCAAGGGGAATTAATATAACACTTTCGAGTCATGAAAATCAATTTCTTTAAGCGTTTACGAAAATTTTTTCGCACAACCCTGATCGGGGGTGTGGTAGCCCTCGCCCCGCTGACTTTGATTATCCTGTTATTCAGATGGGTGATTAACCTCATTGGCCGCACTCTGACCCCGCTGGTGGACACCATTATTCAAAATCCGGATCCCAATCCATACTTTAAATTTGCCATCTATATTATTTCTGTTATTGCCGTTTTACTCTTCTTTTTTATTATCGGGTTGATCGTTCGCACCCGGCTATTCCTGTTTCTC
This genomic interval from Bacteroidales bacterium contains the following:
- a CDS encoding alkaline phosphatase, producing the protein MRNIFILLLTVLTLACTASYHNRTEPEKPNKIILLIGDGMGLSAVSTGFYYGDQPSVFKRFQEIGLQQTSSASHKVTDSAASGTALATGTKSYNGAIGVDTSRVSLQNIAELLASMGWSTGVVATSTISHATPASFYAHVEQRSMEEEIAAQLLDSKIDFFAGGGREKFNMRKDSADLLALAAEKGFVIDTTGLPAPGTLSADKKYGFLPEAGPMPPRLKGRGEFLPEATSLALSYLSQNQEGFFLMVEASQIDWAGHANDAEYLVGEMLDFEKVIAAALDFAEKDGNTLVVVTADHETGGFTLGPQEPKPGEKRYPDYAYIEPVFATGQHSATLIPVFAFGPGAEQFKGIYQNTEIKHKISALVKGE
- a CDS encoding glycerophosphodiester phosphodiesterase family protein, whose amino-acid sequence is MRTFAIVLLLIFTAPVIKAQEPGPEKPFQYVGHRGASYLAPENTLASIQLAWRLGADAAECDVMLTADGKVVLFHDKNTKKLTGKSFTVKDATWEELKHLVVIPRETNLPEYDQETIPLLKDVLDVIPEDRMLVIEIKTGPEILPYLQELIAEHWKSGRISLIAFDFETIRQSKELYPEVPCYYLSMFKPDFNKHFEAVVESRLDGVDLRHTIIDRPLMEKCLAAGLDVWCWTVNDPETARKMQQLGVSAVTTDRPAWLKSNLQE